In Thunnus maccoyii chromosome 3, fThuMac1.1, whole genome shotgun sequence, the following proteins share a genomic window:
- the LOC121892077 gene encoding tumor necrosis factor ligand superfamily member 14-like: MEEADVQYHSVSVADGHVTISPVPQRSNKVRRCFRAARTPLFILVGLALFGLTIEAYFINLLYHLLPDISAAGMEEADVQYHSVSVADGHVTISRSNKLRQCFRAARTPLFILVGLALFGLTIEAYFINRLYHLLPAVSTQTPNTTPGQDGPNLNLSCKPFAHVVADVHNGGWPTDSCGMDYKDGRLIVQKEGRYYVYSKVSLRDSSVIQHSVELSTPQYPKNLTLMKSTKYSQTTHEEDVSNSYLGGVFHLCQGCYFFVKVNYMQNLQKNSYNNFFGAFMI, from the exons ATGGAAGAGGCTGACGTCCAGTATCACTCTGTGTCTGTGGCAGACGGCCATGTCACCATCTCTCCGGTGCCACAAAGATCAAACAAGGTGCGACGGTGTTTCAGAGCAGCACGAACCCCGCTCTTTATACTGGTGGGCTTGGCACTGTTTGGCCTCACCATAGAGGCCTATTTCATCAACCTTCTCTACCATCTCCTGCCT GATATTTCTGCAGCAGGAATGGAAGAGGCTGACGTCCAGTATCACTCTGTGTCTGTGGCAGACGGCCATGTCACCATCTCAAGATCAAACAAGTTGCGACAGTGTTTCAGAGCAGCACGAACCCCGCTCTTCATACTGGTGGGCTTGGCACTGTTTGGCCTCACCATAGAGGCCTATTTCATCAACCGTCTCTACCATCTCCTGCCT GCTGTTTCAACACAGACCCCCAACACCACACCAG GACAAGATGGACCCAATCTGAATCTGTCCTGCAAACCATTTGCACATGTGGTAGCTG ATGTACATAATGGTGGTTGgccgactgacagctgtggGATGGACTACAAAGATGGGAGGCTTATAGTCCAAAAGGAGGGACGTTACTATGTTTATTCAAAGGTTTCCCTCAGAGACAGCAGCGTGATTCAGCACTCTGTTGAGCTCAGCACTCCTCAGTATCCTAAAAACCTAACCCTCATGAAGTCAACAAAATACTCACAGACAACACACGAAGAAGACGTATCAAACAGTTACCTGGGTGGAGTGTTTCACCTGTGTCAAGGCTGTTACTTTTTTGTGAAAGTGAACTACATgcaaaatttgcaaaaaaattcATATAACAATTTCTTTGGTGCATTCATGATCTAA